The region TGGGTACCCTCCATTCGATCGGGCGGGTCAACCCCAGCTTCAGCGTCTGCCCCGGTCAAGGCCTAGCTTTGGACGCTCGAAACGGGGACGCGCAGCGCATGCGGGACTGGCTCCGCCTTGCCCTAATATGGCGGCACAGCAATTCAAAAGGGGACGGTCGTGGGTTTCAATAATCATCGATGGGCGGCAGCTGCCCTGGCGGGTTTGGCACTCAGCTTGCTCGGCGCAGGGGCAGCCCGCGCCTGTGAAGACTGCGTGGACGATGAGCCGGCCGACGCGATCTATTTCGGTGGTCCCATCGTCACCGTCAACGACGCCCAGCCGAGCGCGCAGGCCGTGGCCATTCGCGCCGGCCGCATCGTCGGCGTGGGCAACAAGGCCCAGCTCACGCATGAATTCAAGGGCGCCAAGACCCGCTTGGTCGACCTCAAGGGCAAGACCATGCTGCCCGGCTTCATCGACGCCCATGGCCATATGAGTAGCGTGGGCCTGCAGGCCGTGGCTGCCAATGCCTTGCCGCCACCGGATGGCCGCAATAGCTCGATCCCGGCGCTGCAGAAAACCTTGAAGGACTGGGCCGCGGCCTCGCCGCTGCCGGGCAAGTACGGCCTGATCGTCGGCTTCGGCTATGACGACTCCCAGCTCAAAGAGCAGCGCCACCCGACGCGCCAGGACTTGGACGCCGTTTCCACCACGCTGCCGGTGATCGTGATTCATCAGTCCGGCCACCTCAGCGCCTACAACAGCCGCGCGCTTGAGCTGGCCGGCCTGTCGGCGGCATCCAAAGATCCGCAAGGCGGCAAGATCCGCCGCGAAGCCGGTTCGCAAGAGCCCAATGGCGTGCTGGAAGAAACCGCCCACTTCGCGGCCCTGTATCAATTCCTGGCCAAGCTGGGCGCGGGCGAGAGCATGGCCTTGCTCGAGGCCGGCCAGCAGCTCTATATGAGCTTTGGCCACACCACGGCGCAAGACGGCCGCACCGACCCCGGCACCCTGAGCCTCTTGCCCAAGGCGGCCGAGTCCGGCAAGCTCAAGATCGATGTGGTGGCTTACCCGGACTTGGCGGTCTCGGCCGAGGACCCGCTGCTGCGCAGCCCCTGGCAGAGCCGCAAATACCGCGATCACTTCCGCATCGGCGGCGTCAAACTCAACTTCGACGGCTCACCCCAGGGCAAGACCGCCTGGCTGAGCAAGCCCTATTACAAAGTCCCGGAGGGCGAGCCCGCCAGCTACGCTGGTTACGCCACCTTCAAGGATGAAGAGGCCAACGCCCTGGTCACCAAGGCCTTCAAGAATGGCTGGCAGGTGCTGGCGCACACCAATGGTGATGCGGCGATTGCGCAATATCTGAACGCCATCAAGGTCGCGGCCGAGACCGTGCCTGGGGGCGTGGACCGCCGCCCGGTCATGATCCATGGCCAGACGCTGCGCGCCGATCAGATGGACTTGTTGCAGGCCCAGGGCGTGTTCCCCTCGCTCTTCCCCATGCACACCTTCTACTGGGGCGACTGGCACCGTGACTCGGTGCTGGGCCCCGAGCGTGCCGCCAATATCTCGCCCACCGGTTGGATGATGGCGCGCGGGATCAAGTTCAGCTCCCACCACGATGCGCCGGTGGCCTTGCCGGATACCTTGCGGGTGCTCTCGGCCACGGTGAATCGCACCACCCGCACGGGCAAGGTGTTAGGCCCAGAGCACCGCGTCGAGCCCATCGTCGGCATCAAGGCCATGACTTTGTGGGCGGCGTATCAGCACTTTGAGGAGGCAGATAAGGGCAGCATCGAAGTCGGCAAGCTGGCCGACTTTGTGCTGCTGGACAAGAACCCCTTGACCTACCCGCGCCTGAAGATCGCGAGCATCAAGGTCATAGAGACGATCAAGGAAGGGCAGACGGTTTATCTGCGCGCCGGAAAGGCCAACGCGGCCAAAGGCCAGACGGCGCAAGCTCAAGGCTGCGCCGAGTCAGCGGATTGCTTCCGCCTGGCCAGCCGGGCCTTGGGGGAGGCCGGAATGATTCATTTGCATGGGGCTGCTGAAGGCCACACGCATTGATGGCTTGACGAGCAAAAAAAGGGGGCCTTGTTGGCCCCCTTTGTTTTGCGCTTAACCCAGCTTCAGCAGGTGCAGCACCACGCGTGCTGTCGTCTGCTCGGTTTCCACCAGTTCGGCGAAGGGCGCGCCGCTGGTGTAGGCATTGCTCCAGCGGTTCTTTTTCAGCTCGGCCACCCAGGCCGGGCTGGCGTTCAAGGCTGCGCTCAGGCGGATGTGCTTTTGAATTTGGGCCGGGTCCAGGCCGGGCGGGGCGAATAGGCCGCGCCAGTTGGAAATATCGGTGGCCACGCCCTGGCTGCGCAGGGAGCGGATGCCATCGCTGTCGGCACGGCTGGAAATGGCCAGGGCGCGCACCGCGCCGCTGTCCAGAGCTTGTTTGGCTTCCGAGAAACCGGTGATGCCCACATCCAGCTCACCCTTGCCCATGGCCGTCAGCAATTCGCCGCCGCCGGCAAAGGGCTGGTAGCTCAGGTTGGCCGGCGGAACCTCCAGGGCGCGGCCCATCATGCCCATCAACATGTGGTCAACGCCACCGGCGCTGCCGCCGCCGAAACGGATGCTCGCGGGTGCCGTCTTGAGCTTGGCGCTCAGATCGGCCTGGCTGCGCAGGGGCGAGTTTTTGGGCACGATCACCACCAGCGAGCTGGCGGTCAGGCGGGCGATCGGTGTCACCCGGCGCATGTCCACGGTGGCGCGGTTCAGGGCGATGGCACCCAGCATCACCATGCCGCTCACCATCAAGGTATTGGGTTGGCCAGCGTACTTTTCGACGAAGTAAGCCAAGCCGGGCACGCCGCCCTTGCCGGGCTTGTATTCAAACTCAACCTGCTCCACCAGCTTGCTGGCCTGCAGGGCCGAGGCCATGGCGCGTGCGGTCTGATCCCAGCCGCTGCCTTGCGCCGCGGGCACCAGCAGGCGCAGCGGACCATAGGCTTCGGCGGACTTGGTGGCTGCCGCTGCAGCATTCGACTTGGCTTGCGCCAGGCTCACACCCGGCAAGGCCGAGGCCGAGGCCGCTGCAGCGCCGGCGCCTGCCAGCAATATGGTTCTTCTTTGCATCTTGATACCCAGACTTCGTTCAAAAGAAAGGGCAGCCTCGCGTGCTGCCAAGTCTGCCGAAGCGCGGAATTCTGGCAGGCGCTTAGCCCAGCCCATGCCAAGGAAGTCACGGTTTCGGCAATTCTTTGGCTGGATCGGGTGCAAACATTGGCCGGGCGGTTCAGCCGCATGCCGCATGCCGCCAGATGCCAGGCAGGCCCGGGGCTGCGCCGGGTACGCGGCTCGCTCCCAGCTTGTCCGCCTGGCCCTGGGCGCATCAAGGCCGGATGATTCATCTGCAGGGGGTGCTGAGTTCCACGCGCAGGGATGGCTTGCCGACGAAAAAAAAGGGCCGTTGCCGGCCCCTTTGTCTTGCGCTTAGCCCAGCTTCAGCAGGTGTAGCACCACACGTGCGGTGGTCTGCTCGGTTTCCACCAGTTCGGCAAAAGGCGCACCGCTGGTGAAGGCATTGGCCCAACGGTTCTTTTTCAGCTCGGCGGCCCAGGCCGGGCTGGCATTCAAGGCGCTGCTCAGGACCATATGCTTTTGAATCTGCGCGGGGTCCAGGCCGGGCGGGGCGAACAGGCCGCGCCAGTTGGCCATATCGGTGGCCACGCCCTGGCTGCGCAGGGAGCGGATGCCGTCACTGTCGGCGCGGCTGGAAATGGCCAGGGCGCGTACGGCGCCGCTGTCCAGGGCTTGCTTGGCTTCCGAAAAGCCGCTGATGCCCACGTCCAGCTCGCCCTTGCTCAAGGCCGCCACCAACTCGCCGCCGCCGGCATAAGCCTGGTAGTGCAAGCTAGCCGGGGGCACTTCGAGGGCGCGACCCATCATGCCCATCAGCATATGGTCGACACCGCCGGCGCTGCCGCCGCCGAAGCGAATCGAGGCCGGCGCGGCTTTGAGCTTCTCATTCAACTCGCCCTGGCTGCGCAGGGGCGAGTTCTTGGGCACCATCACCACCAGCGAATCGGCCGTCAGGCGGGCGATGGGTGTGACCCGGCGCATGTCCACGGTGGCGCGGTTCAGGGCAATCGCGCCCAGCATCACCATGCCGCCCACCATCAAGGTATTGGGTTGGCCGGCGTACTTTTCGACGAAATAGGCCAGGCCGGGCACGCCGCCCTTGCCGGGCTTGTACTCAAACTCGACCTGCTCCACCAGCTTGCTGGCCTGCAAGGCCGCGGCCATGGCGCGAGCTGTCTGGTCCCAGCCGCCGCCTTGGGCCGAGGGCACCAGCAGGCGCAGCGGACCATAGGCTTCGGCGGGTTTGGCGGCTGCCGTGGCGTTTGACTTGGCTTGGGCCAGAGCCATGCCCGGCACGGCCGAGGCCGCTGCGGCGCCGGCGCCTGCCAGCAAGATGGTTCTTCTTTGCATCTGGAAACCTGATTCGTTCACAACAATAAATGGCAGCCGCGCATGCTGCGGGTCTGCTGAAGCGCGGGATTCTGGCAGTCGTGCTGCCTAGTCAAAACTACAAAATCCGCAGTTTTGCCAATTCCTTGGCTGAATTGAGCTTTTGCGGCGTCGCTCGCGCCGCGGAGCCCGGCTTTGTCCACCCAGGCTGTGGGTAACTATGGGGATGTCCACTGGCCAATCGTCGGCAGGGCCCTATCCATCGATGTTTTGCTGCTTTGCTCGAAAATGTGGCAGTTTGGCGGGCGGCGTCAACGACAATCGAGGGCTATGGCAGTCCTATCTATCTCCAACGCCCATCTCGCTTACGGCCACGTTGCCTTGCTCGATGGTGCCAATTTCTCGCTCGAAACGGGTGAGCGCGTCGGCCTCATTGGCCGCAACGGTACCGGCAAATCGTCGCTGCTGAAGGTGCTGGCCCAGATCGACAAGCTCGATGACGGCCTGCTGCAATTGCAGCAAGGCCTGACCAGCGTCTACGTGCCCCAAGAACCCGAGTTGCGCCCCGAAGCCAGCATCTTCGACGTGGTCAGCGAGGGCGTGGCCGAGGCCAAGGCCTTGCGCGAGCGTTATGAGATCCACGATCCCGAGGACGACCTGGAGTGGGTGGCCGAGCGCATCGAACACCTCGGCGCCTGGAACTGGGAGCAGCGGGTGGAAGAAACCCTGCAGCGCCTGAACCTGGACGGCACCCGCATTGTGGGCGCCTTGTCGGGCGGCTTGAAGAAGCGCGTGGCCCTGGCCCGCGCCCTGGTGGCCCAGCCCGATGTGCTGCTGCTGGACGAGCCAACCAACCACCTGGACTTGGATGCCATCACCTGGCTGGAAGAGTTGCTCAACGGTTTCAAGGGCAGCTTGCTGCTGATCACCCACGATCGCAGCTTCCTGGACAACGTGGCCAACCGCATCGTCGAGCTGGACCGTGGCCAGCTGCGCGGCTACCCCGGCAACTTCGCCGCCTTCACCGCTGCCAAGGCCTACGAGTTGGAAAACGAGGCGCTCTTCAATGCGCGCTTCGACAAGATCCTGGCGCAAGAAGAAATCTGGATTCGCAAGGGCGTTGAAGCCCGCCGCACCCGCAGCGTGGCGCGCATTCAGCGCCTGGAAAGCATGCGTTTGCAGCATGCCGCCCGCCGTGATGTGCAGGGCAAGGTCAAGCTGGACATCGACACCGGCGGCGCCAGCGGCAAGATCGTGGCCGAGCTGGACTGCGTCAGCAAGAGCTACGGTGGTCGCACCATCGTGCGTGACTTCACCGCCACCATTCTGCGCGGCGACAAGGTCGGCCTGGTGGGCGCCAACGGCGCCGGCAAGACCACGCTGCTGAAGATGATTCTGGGCCAGCTCGAACCCGATAGCGGCAAAGTGCAGATGGGCAGCAAGATCAATGTGGCCTACTTTGACCAGATGCGCGATGTGCTGGATTTGGACGCCACGCTGGCCGACACCATCAGCCCCGGCAGCGAGTGGATCGAGATCGGCAACCAGAAAAAGCATGTGAAGAGCTATCTGGGCGACTTCCTGTTCTCACCTGCGCGTGCCAATTCGCCCGTCAAGAGCTTGTCTGGTGGCGAGCGCAACCGCCTGCTGCTGGCGCGCTTGTTCGCCCGCCCGGCCAATGTGCTGGTGCTGGACGAGCCCACCAACGACCTGGACATCGAAACCCTGGAACTGCTGGAAGAGCTGCTGGCCGACTACGACGGCACCGTCTTCCTGGTCAGCCATGACCGCCGCTTCCTTGACAACGTGGTCACCAGCACCATCGTCAACGAAGGCGACGGCCGCTGGCGCGAATACGAAGGCGGCGTGCAGGACTGGTTGATCCAGTCCAAGCGCGCAGCCGCCATCCGCGCCAAGCAGGAGCCCGCCCCGGCAGCAGCTGCTGCTGCAGCGCCTGCGCCGGCTCCTGCCCCTGCGGTTTCTCCCGATGCCCTGGTGTCGGCCAAGCCACGTAAGCTCAGCTACAAGGAACAGCGCGAGTTGGACGAGCTGCCCGCCAAGGTCGCGGCCCTGGAGGCCGAGCAAGTGCAACTCAATGCTTTGCTCAACGGCACCGAGCTCTACACCAAGGGTGCGGCGCGAATTGCCGAAGTGACCGAGCGGGCTGCCAAGATCGACGAAGACTTGCTGGTGTTGATGGAGCGCTGGGAAGTTCTCGAAGCCAAGTAAACCAAGCACTGGGAAGGGCAAAAGCATGGACTTGCAACAGGAATGGGTGGCACTGCAAAACAAGTTCGAGCAATACGAATTTGTGGCCTGGGCCAACAAGCTGGCGGCCGTGTTTTTGCTAGCCCAGATGAATGCGGGCCGCCTGGTGCTGGCCCTGATTGCCTTGCTGTGGCTGCAAGAGGCCGTGCTCAAGACCTTCCAATCCCGCTTGGGCGAGCGCCTGCTGAAAGTGGAGCAGGGCATGCGCAAGGGCGTGACGGATGCGTTTTCGGCCGGCGCCATGCAGCTGCACAGCGACTGGCTGGCCAGCCGCCCCGGCACGGCTGGCTTGCTGGCGCAGGTGCTGCGCCAGTTGCTGCGCCCGACTGTGGCCTTGCCCTATCTGCCGCTGATGCTGTTCGCCTGGTATCGCACCGGCTTGTGGACCGGCATCTGGTACTGAGCCGGCGCAGGCAAGCGCAACGCGTTTTAAAGCGCGTTAAAGCGCGATTTGCAATTCACCAAGGCCGTTAAAGCCCAGG is a window of Paucibacter sp. KCTC 42545 DNA encoding:
- a CDS encoding tripartite tricarboxylate transporter substrate binding protein, with the protein product MQRRTILLAGAGAAAASASALPGVSLAQAKSNAAAAATKSAEAYGPLRLLVPAAQGSGWDQTARAMASALQASKLVEQVEFEYKPGKGGVPGLAYFVEKYAGQPNTLMVSGMVMLGAIALNRATVDMRRVTPIARLTASSLVVIVPKNSPLRSQADLSAKLKTAPASIRFGGGSAGGVDHMLMGMMGRALEVPPANLSYQPFAGGGELLTAMGKGELDVGITGFSEAKQALDSGAVRALAISSRADSDGIRSLRSQGVATDISNWRGLFAPPGLDPAQIQKHIRLSAALNASPAWVAELKKNRWSNAYTSGAPFAELVETEQTTARVVLHLLKLG
- a CDS encoding tripartite tricarboxylate transporter substrate-binding protein; amino-acid sequence: MQRRTILLAGAGAAAASAVPGMALAQAKSNATAAAKPAEAYGPLRLLVPSAQGGGWDQTARAMAAALQASKLVEQVEFEYKPGKGGVPGLAYFVEKYAGQPNTLMVGGMVMLGAIALNRATVDMRRVTPIARLTADSLVVMVPKNSPLRSQGELNEKLKAAPASIRFGGGSAGGVDHMLMGMMGRALEVPPASLHYQAYAGGGELVAALSKGELDVGISGFSEAKQALDSGAVRALAISSRADSDGIRSLRSQGVATDMANWRGLFAPPGLDPAQIQKHMVLSSALNASPAWAAELKKNRWANAFTSGAPFAELVETEQTTARVVLHLLKLG
- a CDS encoding amidohydrolase; this translates as MGFNNHRWAAAALAGLALSLLGAGAARACEDCVDDEPADAIYFGGPIVTVNDAQPSAQAVAIRAGRIVGVGNKAQLTHEFKGAKTRLVDLKGKTMLPGFIDAHGHMSSVGLQAVAANALPPPDGRNSSIPALQKTLKDWAAASPLPGKYGLIVGFGYDDSQLKEQRHPTRQDLDAVSTTLPVIVIHQSGHLSAYNSRALELAGLSAASKDPQGGKIRREAGSQEPNGVLEETAHFAALYQFLAKLGAGESMALLEAGQQLYMSFGHTTAQDGRTDPGTLSLLPKAAESGKLKIDVVAYPDLAVSAEDPLLRSPWQSRKYRDHFRIGGVKLNFDGSPQGKTAWLSKPYYKVPEGEPASYAGYATFKDEEANALVTKAFKNGWQVLAHTNGDAAIAQYLNAIKVAAETVPGGVDRRPVMIHGQTLRADQMDLLQAQGVFPSLFPMHTFYWGDWHRDSVLGPERAANISPTGWMMARGIKFSSHHDAPVALPDTLRVLSATVNRTTRTGKVLGPEHRVEPIVGIKAMTLWAAYQHFEEADKGSIEVGKLADFVLLDKNPLTYPRLKIASIKVIETIKEGQTVYLRAGKANAAKGQTAQAQGCAESADCFRLASRALGEAGMIHLHGAAEGHTH
- a CDS encoding ATP-binding cassette domain-containing protein; its protein translation is MAVLSISNAHLAYGHVALLDGANFSLETGERVGLIGRNGTGKSSLLKVLAQIDKLDDGLLQLQQGLTSVYVPQEPELRPEASIFDVVSEGVAEAKALRERYEIHDPEDDLEWVAERIEHLGAWNWEQRVEETLQRLNLDGTRIVGALSGGLKKRVALARALVAQPDVLLLDEPTNHLDLDAITWLEELLNGFKGSLLLITHDRSFLDNVANRIVELDRGQLRGYPGNFAAFTAAKAYELENEALFNARFDKILAQEEIWIRKGVEARRTRSVARIQRLESMRLQHAARRDVQGKVKLDIDTGGASGKIVAELDCVSKSYGGRTIVRDFTATILRGDKVGLVGANGAGKTTLLKMILGQLEPDSGKVQMGSKINVAYFDQMRDVLDLDATLADTISPGSEWIEIGNQKKHVKSYLGDFLFSPARANSPVKSLSGGERNRLLLARLFARPANVLVLDEPTNDLDIETLELLEELLADYDGTVFLVSHDRRFLDNVVTSTIVNEGDGRWREYEGGVQDWLIQSKRAAAIRAKQEPAPAAAAAAAPAPAPAPAVSPDALVSAKPRKLSYKEQRELDELPAKVAALEAEQVQLNALLNGTELYTKGAARIAEVTERAAKIDEDLLVLMERWEVLEAK